The genomic interval AAATCAGAATTTATTCCAATTGACATTCTTCCGGCAGACAAACGGTTAATTTGAATATCTAAGATACCAGCATACTTACTTCCTTAAAAACTTTTTAGAGCTATTGATTTGATTACACTTAATCACACTTGATTATACACCAGCACAGCGATGATGATACCTTACAAGACAGTCTAAGGAACAGCTTTATCCCTTTTGAGAATTTTTCTTACCTTGAAGTGGTTACCTTGATTTTAAGCCAGGTGATTGACCAGGTGATATTGAGCAGAGAAAATGGAGGCTCACATCTAAGGATtgttttgtgaccttgacctcagttaCTCATTTTAAATCTCATGTATTTTCTTATAAATCACAGAAAACCCAGAAATCAATCTCGCCTGTGACAGTATTCCAGCAAGAACACAAGAACATTTACCCTGGCCTGTGACAGTATTCCAGCAAGAACACAAGAACACTTACCCTGGCCTGTGACAGTATTCCAGCAAGAACACAAGAACACTTACCCTGGCCTGTGACAGTATTCCAGCAAGAACACAAGAACACTTACCCTGGCCTGTGACAGTATTCCAGCAAGAACACAAGAACACTTACCCTGGCCTGTGACAGTATTCCAGCAAGAACACAAGAACACTTACCCTGGCCTGTGACAGTATTCCAGCAAGAACACAATAACACTTACCCTGGCCTGTGACAGTATTCCAGCAAGAACACAAGAACACTTACCCTGGCCTGTGACAGTATTCCAGCAAGAACACAAGAACACTTACCCTGGCCTGTGACAGTATTCCAGCAAGAACACAAGAACACTTACCCTGGCCTGTGACAGTTTTCCAGCAAGAACACAAGAACACTTACCCTGGCCTGTGACAGTATTCCAGCAAGAACACAAGAACACTTACCCTGGCCTGTGACAGTTTTCCAGCAAGAACACAAGAACACTTACCCTGGCCTGTGACAGTATTCCAGCAAGAACACAAGAACACTTACCCTGGCCTGTGACAGTATTCCAGTAAGAACACAAGAACACTTATCCTGGCCTGTGACAGTATTCCAGCAAGAACACAAGAACACTTACCCAGCTGTAGATCAGTGTCTCTGCCTGCAGAGATCTCAACCTTGGATGTGGATCTGGAATTGCTTTGGCCGGCCATGGAGCATATATCACACCTGGAACAGGAATGGGGAATTACGGATAAAACAAGCAattattgaattgatatccctgcacaaaataaattttgggacagacaaaCGGATGaacagacttacagacggacaacgccaattctatatccctccacctttggcAATGGATAACAAAGACTTCCACATGAAACTattaactgtaaaacaagtagCCATCCTAAGCAATCTTTGGACTAGAGCTTGTCACAAATACCCCCCAATGCTGAAAGTTGTGTAGCAAAGAAAGTTAAACCACAGAGCCTTGGGGCAAAATGTTTACCTGAGTACTGGAAGAGATGAATATCACACTGCTGAGACAGGTAAAATAATTAAGGTATCTGAATCACACTTCTGTAACTATAAGTGGCAAGGACAGGTTATATCATATTAATGGCTACTATAATTTGATTGACATTACTGTAGAGCAATTTTAATTCCCAAGGAGGAATTTGTGTGGTCTCCCTTTAAATTTACCATTTCATTAatttgaaaagataataaattgctATGTGCTTAACACTcgaaaataattaacaaacataatGTTAATTGACCTTTATGAAtgattttaattcatttaaaataaatatttcgttaaataaactaGTGTTGCAATTCTCTGTGTTTTGGGTAAAGTTCAAAGTTGAAAGTGTATCAGTATAAGTAAATCAACACTTACCCTGAATAACATTTGACTGCGTCTGTAGGGTGACTATCACTATTGGAGGACAATCTGTATTTGATCTCACCGTAGTAGGCATTGTTTGCTAGAAATGACTTGGTGCCTGCAACCATGAGAGAGATGTTTCCTAAGAGGCAGTATCTAACACACGATCACAACATTTAGagattaaaagaaaaataataatgagttaTGCTATCTGTGTCTTATGAATTAAGATATGTGAggcaataaacacattttaaataatgtaaaagcAAAACTACAAgaaggaacaagactattgccaagcaatatatgtcccctactggctccaccattgtcagaaatatttttttatttgttgacatagcaaccagaatttttgacgtaggaacacaataaaatgacgtgcataatgtccatatctatccatgtttcaagtttcatgaaaaaatatgaagaacttataaagttatggcaggaaagtgtgacagactcacagactgacggacacacagagcgcaaactgtaaatcccctccggtgaaaccggtaggggacaataatctcCTATTTATTATCTACTCACTGGTGTTCTTACCTTGATTGTGATCATGTTGTGTTATTGGACAgggaaacaaatatataaagaTGTTGTTACTTATCTAAAGTTTTCCTAGCTTACATTTATTTCATCTCTCATGATTACAGCAGTTCTCAGTGAACTATTTCATTAAAACTTATGCCATTTAAGAATTAATTGAATTGTTTTCCATATAAAGGGGATTCAAACATGCATCAAGCTGACTGTAATCCACAGGTAGCAAACTACCATCAAAACCCTCCACAAAACTTTGGCAACTCAGGAATATcagccagtgttttttttaacaaattcaagAATGGGGCCTTGGCTCTTTAAGTTGggaaaaacacaaaaaattgtcattttgacattaaaatcggaaaattagtgatgtattttatttttccaacaattttaaaattgagaattatcatgtttccaatattatatttactatagTTCAACTTATAAGATTCGAATAATGAAATcgactaaatgttgcattttattttccaaaaatttttttttatttttttttaaaccttcaattgagAATTTTAGGcattcatttgggaaaaaattcaactttttgagattgggaatggggccaaatatcAGCCCAAATTGACCAAACAAACCCACTGTCACCACAAAACTATGGCAACTTAGGACAATGGGCTCACCAGACCAGCTGTATCGACTTGGTCCCATCCAGCGTTTGTTATCACTGTCCTTCAGGAGATCCCCCATGTAGCCATACCCCAGCAAGGTGACACTGTACCGCACAAACTGGTCATTCACATTCACCGAGTTCACATCAATACCTATCTGGTCACCTGCAACCAAagaattaacaagggctgtttgtaaaacatgcatgccccccatatgggctgtccgttgtagtggcagccattgtgtgaatacgatttttgtcactgtgaccttgacctttgacctagtgacctgaaaatcaataggggtcatctgcgggtcacgatcaatgtacctatgaagtgtcatgatcctaggcaaaagcgttcttgagttatcatccgaaaaacattttactatttcgggtcaccgtgaccttgacctttgaccttgtgacctcaaaatcaataggggtcatctgcaagtcatgatcaatctacctatgaagtttcatgatcctaggcgtatgcgttcttgagttatcatccgaaaaccattttactatttcgggttaccgtgacctttgacctcgtgacctcaaaatcaataggggtcatctgcgagtcatgatcgatctacccatgaagtatcatgatcctaggcgtatgcgttcttgagttatcatccggaaaccatttaactattacgggtcaccgtgatcttgacctttgacctagtgacctcaaaatcaataggggttatctgcaagtcatgatcaatctacccatgaagtttcatgatcttaggcgtatgcgttcttgagttatcatccaaaaaccattttactatttctggtcaccgtgatcttgacctttgacctagtgacctcaaaatcaataggggtcatctgccagtcatgatcaatgtacctatgaagtttcatgatcctaggcccaagcgttcttgagttatcgtctgacaaccacctggtggacagaccgaccgacagaccgaccgacagaccgacatgagcaaagcaatataccccctcttctttgaaggggggcataaaaatgtaattgacacttagaaacaataaaatataactcaAGTTACTTGAGAATCTATTCAGGCTGAAGAAAGTTATGCTTCTGACATAAATCTAGTAAAAATGTCCTTAATTTGACTTTTCACCTTTATTTGAAACCTTGACCTTGGAACAAGAAACTTGATTTGTGTGCGACAGGCCACATCCATCACTATGCTGATCATAAATCACAAAGTATAGGAAAATCTATCCATGCAGTTAACCCTTTTTcccaataagaagcaaagtaacaagagctgtcagaggacagcgcgctcgactattccagtgcttgacagtataacgtaagccatcatggagagggggggggggggtataatgtgggtgtatggtaatttaatagatgatctttcaaaaacaaaggaaaaaacaagagctgtcagaggacagcgcgctcgactattcgaatgcttgacagtataacgtaagccatcatggagagggggggcggcggggggtataatgtgggtgtgtgatcatttaataggtgatctttcaaaaataagaaaactttatttattttttgtttttttttgggatgggggggttggggggatggggggagaggggtataatgtgggtgtgtgatcatttaatagatgatctttcaaaaataagaaaaaaaaaattgggggggggggcttgggaggggggggggggggggggggggggttctggggggGGCAtttggtttgggtggagtgcactgtggtatgttaggtaagtgttgttttgtcaaactttaacatagatttgtcaataatatgcatattctaagtataaaaggggcaataattctgtcaaaatgcttgatacagttgtctgctattgctaataggttggggtcatgacgGTAAACAGAtatgtaaaatatgaaagcaatttgtcaagggacacaggaaatatttggggtagtacgcaaactttaacatagattaatcaataatatgcatattctaagtataaaaggggccataattctgtcaaaatgcttgatacagttgtctgctcttgtttataggttgggtccatgatggtaaacaagtatgcaaaatatgaaagcaatatgtcaagggacattggaaatatttggggtagtacgcaaactttaacatttgcacgcaaactgGAACGGCAAtgccgacgccagggtgagtgggatagctccactatatatacttcatatataatagtcgagctaaaaaatattttttttggggggggggggggggggttctggggggggggggggcatgggggtggtttgggtggagtgcattgtggtatgtcgggaaagtgttgttttgtcaaagtatgaatcaaatgtgatcatagataaagaagttatggcaatttaagcaaaaggtTCAATTAtccaagtataaaaggggccataattctgtcaaaatgcttgatacagttgtctgctcttgtttatagattggtgtcatgttggtaaagaagtatgcaaaatataaaagcaatatggcaaaggacataggaaataattgGGTGGTACACAGTCTGTAACATAGATTttgtcaataatatgcatattctaagtataaaaggggcaataattctgtcaaaatgcttgatacagttgtctgctctagGGTTGGGTAATGACGGTAAACAGAtatgtaaaatatgaaagcaatatgtcaagggacacaggaaatatttggggtagtacgcaaactttacatagatttatcataatatgcatattctaagtataaaaggggccataattctgtcaaatgcttgatacagttgtctgctcttgtttataggttgggtccatgatggtaaacaagtatgcaaaatatgaaagcaatatgtcaagggacattggaaatatttggggtagtacgcaaactttaacatttgcacgctgaCGCCCAACCGCCGGGATTAGTAgcatagctccactatatatattcatatatcatagtcgagctaaaaatgtgttttgCAACCAGTTACtccgcaggttgttctggttttatgctgtttgctgctcataagtaccGGTAACTAAGGGTTGTAAAagagcttttaaaacttgaattagtacgaaaggtctttaattaaataattaaatgtaactttcttagggaccacacatgtgtgaaaatacgtatctaagtgggaaagggttaaaactacagacatttaacctttgaccttgcaatgaccttgaccttgggacCTGGTTCTTGCGCACGGCACTCAGTCTCATCATGCTGATCacttatgcaaagttatttctaAATGCATCACTGCTGGACAAAGTTATACTTCAGACAAACTGTCAAGTGCACATATTctcaatttgacctttgaccttgaattatgACTTTAAGCCCTACATTTCACCTCGTCATGATGATCACTTgtggaaagtaacaaaaaaaacaaaacaaattccaTTCTGGACACAGAATAGATATTCTCTTGACAAAGTGCAACATACACATTTCCTAAATTTGACTTTTGGCGTTAATTGGGACGTACACCTGAAAAAAAAGTTTCCCACTGCTTGGATGTTTCCATAATTAAGCCATTTTTTAACTGATGTATAAACAACACCAAGTTACCAAGAATGATGTGCAGGGTGGAGGTGACTACATCACTGGTGCCTGTGGTGGTGTACACTATGGTGTTAGTGGACCCTGAAATCATAAGTAGACACTTTACAACAGGTATATAGCTGTTTGGTAGCAATGAAAACTTGTAAGAATACCAATTGAAGTGTTTTTTAAATGTGCAATACAACCAGAATATTTACAAATACATCATACATCCACAGTAGGCCTAATATACTTAAAGTAAATGTTGGTCCAAATGTTCGGCAATATGTTTTTatcataaaatcaacaaaaatctgTGGTTTAGAAAATTCTAACAACATCTGActaatttgttgtggccttatggTTAAAAAGAAAGTTAACTCTGTCATTGATTTACACTCTTTGAGCCGGTTCGCTTTTTGGAAATAGGCCTTATGTCATATCTGAACAATGTAACTCTAGACTTGCCTCAGCATCCTATCCTCTGATGAGGAGTTTTAATGTCAGCTAATGAGACGATATCTTGCatgacttaaccctttccccatcaaaagcaaagtgaaaatggcttttgcaaccagcaaaaaaccagaacagcctgcgagtaactcacagtgtgttcaggttttatgctgtttgctgctcatcagtatgtaaggttTGGAGATTAAgcctaaacaagagatgtgtttgtcagaaacacaatgcccctttgTGCGtcgctttttttttacctttgaccttgaaggatgaccttgaccttgacctttcaccactcaaaatgtgcagctccatgagatacacatgcatgtcaaatatcaagttgctatgttcaatatttcaaaagttattgcaaaactttactgtatttaagtttttaattttttacctttgaccttgaaggatgaccttgaccttgaccttttaccattcaaaatgtgcagctccatgagatacacatacatgccaaatatcaagttgctatgttcaatatttcaaaagttattgcaaaactttatgatattaaagtttaaatttttgacctttgaccttgaaagatgaccatgacaaaatgtgcagctccatgagatacacatacatgccaaatatcaagttgctatgttccatatttcaaaagttattgcaaaactgtactgtatttaagttttatattttttaccattgaccttgaaggatgaccttgacctttcaccactcaaaatgtgcagctccatgagatacacatgcatgccaaatatcaagttgctatgttcaatatttcaagaattattgcaaaactttactgtaataaagttttacatttttgacctttgaccttgaaggatgaccatgacctttcacaactcaaaatgtgcagctccatgagatacacatacatgtcaaatatcacgttgctatgttcaatatttaaaaagttattgcaaaactttatgatattaaatttttaattgtttacctttgaccttgaaggatgaccttgacctttcgccactcaaaatgtgcagctccatgagatacacatgtatgccaaatatcaagttgatatgttcaatatttcaaaagttattgcaaaactttactgtaaccttaaagttttgggacagaatgacagacagacaggccaaaaacaatatacccccgatctatcaaTCCGGGGGCACAAAAACTTgaaactagtaagaaaggtctttaattacatttttaactTTCTAGGTGACTACACATGCGtaaaaaatacttatctaagtggtaaagggttaatataggacacagtagctcctgaccagactgtgccatAGCTCATGCTGGTCTGAAGATATGcaggctgcatatggcataatacccattaTTTCACATAAAGCAACTCTTGTGTATGGGAATTATAAGCTTAAGGCTTTCTCTTCAAtaaagctgaaataaataggttaagATAAAGGAAACTACCAACCTGCTGGAATGATTCCTATCCGGATATCTGGAGCCACCGGTTCAAACCGGTCCATCTCCTCGATGTGAAGATCATGTGCAGTGAAGGTCAATAGGCCATTGAGGACCTCTGAGAACATCCCATCCCCACCCACACACACCAACCTGGAGAAGGCAAGTTAGATGGAGACACTTACATTTGAGCAGCActttgggaaaaccaggcttaatgcatgtgctttaagtgttgtcccagattagcctgtgcaaattacacagactaatctggaacaacacgtTATGCCTAGACTGGaacttttgtttagaagagatttccttaaaacgaaaaattccatgactgcggaaagtgtcgaccctaatctgggatgaaattGTACAAACATGCATTACGCCTAGTTTTCCTACAACGAGGCTTAAATACACAACTGTCTTACTTGTAGGCTAATGCTCTACCAACTCTTCACTACCAACTGACCTAACAGGACCCAAGTTACCCAACAGTGTTTTTCTATACTTATTGCATAGAGGTAATTAGAGTTTTGTAAATCACCGATACCTTTCGAACATTTTACCTTCCATTAAAGTTCAACACTTTTTTACCATGTATTGCAtagacaaaatgttaaaaaacaacaactctaGTTTGTTCTTACCtacattgtttaacaataataCAAGGCAAGTGTTTTTTTAGTCAATTTcaatatatgttaattgcaattttcttGCTTCAGAAAAATGAGTTTTTGCTCTCTGGAACTAACATCTCATAATTTATCATAGCTAGTACACACTAATCAGGTTATCATAGCTAGTACACACTAATCAGGTTATCATAGCTAGTACACACTGATCAGGTTATCATAGCTAGTACACACTAATCAGGTTATCCAAGCTTTAttattgagcctcgttctggaaaaatgggacttaatgcgtAAAGTTGTGTGGTATATTAGTTTGTGTAGTCcagacaggctaatcatggacgacactttctgctctaactagattttcctttaaaaaagactttttttaaacgaaaaattccataacagcaagttttgtcactgattagcctatgcaaactgcacatgcttttctgggatgacactcaatgcacatgcattcagccagttttcccagaacaaggctcaatttcaGTTCTACAAGATGCATACCCATCAATGCGCTTGAGATCCAAGGAATTCTGGACCAGAAGATCTCGAGCATGGTTCTGGCGCTCCGTCTCTGAAATTGAACATTTACAACTTAGATATTTATTACACGTGTATAATagatgttttaagttttaagcaACGTCCATTTCATTTTTATAGCAAATTTGATGATTCAAACCATGTATATAAACTGCAAGCATTTTATACAATTATACTatgtaatacaaaaacaacaatcatGACAAAAGTTTATATGCAAAACgtgtacatttaaaaacattCTAACTATAACGCCTTTaggattgttttttgtttattaaagttGGATTTTTCGCAGTTCTCAACCGTATTTTAGTCTCACCTCTTCACCTCCAGTTTACCAACTTGCACTTTTCCTGGGATAGCTGTGTTACCAGTACTGGGTGCACATTCTTATGCAAGTGACTGACAACTGCCCTTCTTAAACCAGAGTATGTTGAGACAGACTATAGAAAGAATTTCATGATGACAAATCCTACAAAAGTTGTGAGGCCAGGCCATTGATCAAACCAAACTCTGACTTGTAGACCAATGTTCTAGCCAGTCTGGTCACGTTTTTATCATAACAATACATTAATGCCTGTGCTTTCAATGCATAACAAATCTTTAAACAACATAAGATAATTAACTtcttattatttttctatttcatgAGTACCAATTATTGAAAACTTGAAAACGTTTTTTCATTACTGAATTTTCTCTTAATACAAGAACTGATACAGCTCTAACATGTTCATACAGTAAACATGACACTTACCAATATAGGTTACATGGATGTCAGCCAGTTCAAACAGTGGTAACACTTTGTCCCTGTAGAGTTTCACTGCCTTCTTCTTACCAGAAAACGGATTTACAAACACAACCAGTTTCTTGGGTCGACAAAATGCTGAAAAAAGTTAAGAACTAAATTAAGTAGTAATTTGACAATTCAAAACAATACATgatagaaatatatgttttgttcttatttttaAACCAAAGACAATTAATTTTTAACAGTTCTTAAATGATTGCATAATTATTTAGTTAATTGTTTTAAAGTGTCTACCATGCATTTTAGAGGCCTTTCAAAAGTGCATAAGTCATACAATGGCCTGTCAAAAAGTTCAAATGTTAGAACTTAAATTAAGTTCTTAATACTTCTGCTTTAACAGTGGATCCACTTTCCATACCTTCACTTTTAAGTGCCTCCTTTATAGCAGTGATCCATTGGTGACAGAGGGAGCTATCCTTGCACTGGAACGAGACCTGCTTGCAGCGCCATCGGTGGTTGCCAGGGCGGGTTATAATTACAACCGAAAATCCAAGAGGGCCAATAGGCTGCATCTCAATGCAATACGGCACATTCTCGTCGACTTTTGCATTCTTACCAAAGGAGAGGGTTGAGGATTTGGCAGGAATTTTAACGGCTTTCACTCCAACAACTTCACGTAAATCTAAGGAGGCTTCATGACCTGGTAAGGAAAGGTGTAGTTGAAAAGGATTTTTttgttaaccctttaacacttagatacatgtacctatttaaccctttaccacttagatacatatttttacacatgtgtagtccctaagaaagctTAATTTTATGCaagacctttcttaatatataacagttttagaggcttcatttccaaaccttagatactgttgagcagcaaacagcataaaacctgaacagactgcgagttactcgcaggctgttctggttttatgctgtttgcacatagccatttcactttgcctctgagcgGAAGTGTTATTTAACACATCATTGAGTGGCATTAAATCTGTTGCTACTTACTCACTTTACAATGTTCTCTAAACAAGGGCATTCACATTCAGGAAAACCAGAAAAACAACAATCAATGCAATTTAAATAATGACTTCAACTATTCTGACCTTGAATTTATAACAACTATGAAGGAAAAGAAAACAAGTACTGAATACATGCAAAAGCATATACatacaattgttttaaataagttGAAGACTAGTATGTTGGGCCTAATATATAATGCAACCAGCCTGGATTAGTACCGTGGAGGACTTTAGGCAGTGACACTTTTGGGCCTCACATCCAAGgcccccatatatatatatttatacatatatactagtatacagtcaaaactgacctaatGGCCACCTGAAAAtaacggtcacctgcagacaacggtcagtctggaaacTGGAAATCCCCCCCCCCGACTAAAAACACTCTATAGTACACTTGAAAATAACAGCCACCTGTCCATAACAGCCAACGGCCACTTTATTCAACTCCataattcatgtttgacctgaaatcaacggtcacgcgtcagtcatctcgagtcgcgaaaattaaaaacacagcacatcatttgtccgtctattttgcagttaaagcgtctgatagcggtaattgcctttgatattataaaagcggccggcttcgagtaaacaaataataaagtgttgagaaggtttcttttcaGGGGATAAATGTGGGGGTATCTTCagaagaaaatatgtcagagtttgtgacacgtttaaagtaattatcactaattaaatgaccgctaataagtacgttgtacttacaacattgag from Dreissena polymorpha isolate Duluth1 chromosome 1, UMN_Dpol_1.0, whole genome shotgun sequence carries:
- the LOC127864900 gene encoding ceramide kinase-like, which produces MADTERFLFTSTVEHQNKQYTLTLTKHNLYWEVANKHKHPESCDTEPLFRHEASLDLREVVGVKAVKIPAKSSTLSFGKNAKVDENVPYCIEMQPIGPLGFSVVIITRPGNHRWRCKQVSFQCKDSSLCHQWITAIKEALKSEAFCRPKKLVVFVNPFSGKKKAVKLYRDKVLPLFELADIHVTYIETERQNHARDLLVQNSLDLKRIDGLVCVGGDGMFSEVLNGLLTFTAHDLHIEEMDRFEPVAPDIRIGIIPAGSTNTIVYTTTGTSDVVTSTLHIILGDQIGIDVNSVNVNDQFVRYSVTLLGYGYMGDLLKDSDNKRWMGPSRYSWSGTKSFLANNAYYGEIKYRLSSNSDSHPTDAVKCYSGCDICSMAGQSNSRSTSKVEISAGRDTDLQLDEQSDFMKHSNSQSSDLSGSYSDSNWRTVIGKFVAVNSVTMSCSCDLSPPGMSPYCHLGDGCMDLIMVSQCSRIEFLKFLLRTAKGEERKNLDFIQMHRVKEFSFRPLTEDSDLLSISSEENIPQSKKVKLKRQTSRTSVWNCDGEVIDQPKISVRVHCQLLFARGVEDPSLQDDQKRNCCSPSFDNS